From a region of the Arachis ipaensis cultivar K30076 chromosome B09, Araip1.1, whole genome shotgun sequence genome:
- the LOC107616454 gene encoding wiskott-Aldrich syndrome protein family member 2-like, whose protein sequence is MSDPPTTPLAPPPIIPSQPHHPHHHHHHHHPPPHLPLIHHSTATPPPPSPSPSSSTSLAREYRKGNWTIQETLILITAKKLDDERRLKTASSSSSSSSASPACSTTPTSRSSGELRWKWVENYCWSHGCLRSQNQCNDKWDNLLRDYKKVRDYESKSQSQQPNYDDNKDLLPSYWTLNKQQRKEHNLPSNMVFEVYQAICEVLQRKQTQTQPQRITAATPTTPITTITTPQQTQPQPITIVTSPQPPPLLPPPPPPAPPPPPPPPLPPPPPPPPPAPPQAPTSSTTPVVSGRSESSSGTEEDSDNDDDGSESKRRKVKNLGSSIMHSASVLARALRSCEEKKEKRHREMMELEQRRIQMEEARNEVQRQGIATIVAAVTNLSGAIQSLINNNPERHGQR, encoded by the exons ATGTCTGACCCTCCCACCACCCCATTGGCACCACCTCCAATCATACCTTCCCAACCCCACCAccctcaccaccaccaccaccaccaccaccctcctCCTCACCTCCCCCTCATCCACCACTCCACCGCCACTCCACCACCCCCTTCTCCATCTCCCTCCTCCTCCACCTCCTTAGCCAGAGAATACCGCAAAGGAAACTGGACCATCCAAGAAACCCTCATCCTCATCACAGCCAAGAAACTCGACGACGAGCGCAGACTCAAAACCGCatcatcgtcgtcgtcgtcgtcatcaGCCTCTCCTGCATGCTCCACCACCCCAACAAGTAGAAGCAGCGGCGAGTTAAGGTGGAAGTGGGTTGAGAACTATTGCTGGAGCCATGGGTGTTTGAGGTCTCAGAATCAATGCAATGACAAATGGGACAACTTGCTCCGTGATTACAAGAAGGTTCGCGACTATGAATCCAAATCACAATCACAACAACCAAACTACGACGACAACAAAGACTTATTACCTTCTTATTGGACCCTCAACAAGCAACAGAGGAAAGAACACAACCTCCCTTCTAACATGGTCTTCGAAGTTTACCAAGCCATTTGCGAAGTTCTTCAAAGGAAACAAACTCAAACTCAACCTCAAAGAATAACCGCCGCAACTCCAACAAcaccaataacaacaataaccacCCCACAACAAACTCAACCTCAACCTATCACAATAGTAACTTCACCACAACCACCGCCTCTTCTTCCACCTCCGCCTCCACCTGCACCGCCACCGCCGCCGCCACCACCACTaccccctcctcctcctcctcctccgccgGCGCCACCTCAGGCTCCGACCAGCTCCACCACTCCGGTGGTTTCAG ggaggtcagaatcatcATCAGGAACAGAAGAAGAtagtgataatgatgatgatggatCCGAAAGTAAGCGTAGGAAAGTGAAGAACCTTGGTTCAAGCATAATGCATAGTGCTTCAGTGCTAGCAAGGGCATTAAGGAGTTgtgaggagaagaaggagaagcgCCACCGTGAGATGATGGAGCTTGAGCAAAGGCGGATACAGATGGAAGAGGCTCGAAACGAGGTTCAACGGCAAGGCATCGCCACCATCGTCGCCGCCGTCACCAACCTCTCCGGTGCCATTCAATCACTCATCAATAATAATCCTGAACGCCATGGCCAAAGATAA